A portion of the Leptidea sinapis chromosome 27, ilLepSina1.1, whole genome shotgun sequence genome contains these proteins:
- the LOC126972749 gene encoding integrator complex subunit 2, protein MKPVPPHVFRALKDIDLSTLTKCSPEEIRPIIPCLVRMALISPLDVTRQCSEAKREILTLLSGIDLVNFIVSLLSIEFHALEVDLKKEQQMRLKNGSQCTESFLVQNLINGIANDFEQSDSARRVRLVLSELLQMQAQLTEYNLNKSSESSIKPSELFDNDVYLEEITDVLCISLAELPTLLNICDIVEVLLHVNKGPLIITWVIANMPDTLYDVAESLVQNAEKGEEGGIRAKALSTLCAMCPYMSASIRAKAASVSRLPSLLIKLTLTHHQDDLVPFISSLLLGSDQTTRAWFASFLRNSHKRGKGDGHAALIQLRQELLNRLKDAAAGVNASALLRLYCALRGIAGIKFQDDEVSGLLRLVTQKPPPTPAGVRFVSLSLCMILACPSLMAASEHEKKAIEWVQWLVKEEAYFESNSGFTASFGEMLLLIAIHFHSGQLTAVGELVCATLGMRVPVRPNGLARIKQAFTQEIFTEQVVTAHAVKVPVTANLSSNIAGYLPVHCIHQLLKSRAFSKHKVPIKNWIYRQICNCTAPLHPVMPALVEVYVNSILVINNKGSNEYFNQPITEEEIKRVFKNSIFGVNFDTQNKSFTPMDVDGESSVEINIEKPTLASQLLLIYYLLLYEDVRLANTATLLANGRKTKSYTTAFLSELPIKYLLHQAQRDQMSYGGLFSPLLRLLATHFPQLSLVDDWMDDQVFGDSCRHQNDVSLTDASISEGFDNIENNPYKTGKVLKDMLSKNPTEIWPHAEVFVRHIKNVLGEDVPRHIQEIYREVWLRLNTVLPRCLWIITINALLDLNSCSKNVTITQENVLVDPLQVLRCDIRVYRCGPILKIILRILEASLAASRCQLNRHLHDKPLLEKSGQLTSDSEREELKNALVAAQESAALQILLEACLETAEDQAKPELMWSLREVRNIICSFLHQIFISEPSLAKLVHFQGYPKELLPITVQGIPSMHICLDFIPELLSQASLEKQIFAVDLVSHLSIQYALPKAMSIARLCVNTLSTLLSVLPSDLRLELFQPVLKSLVRICIAFPSLLEDVTSLLLQLGRICESQASLGHCWNDTNILGEGAYVESDVQSGTKVLVAEVLCRDIKVTMSEIVQKALLNDKLY, encoded by the exons ATGAAACCAGTGCCGCCTCATGTTTTTAGAGCTCTAAAGGATATTGATTTAAGTACATTGACAAAATGCTCACCGGAAGAAATTCGACCCATAATACCATGTCTTGTTCGAATGGCTCTTATATCACCTTTAGATGTCACCAGACAATGTTCAGAAGCCAAAAGAGAAATATTGACATTATTGTCTGGGATAGATTTAgtcaattttattgtatcacTTCTTTCAATAGAATTTCATGCATTAGAAGTAGATCTTAAGAAAGAACAACAGATGAG ATTAAAAAATGGATCACAATGCACAGAATCATTTCTTGTTCAAAATTTGATTAATGGAATTGCTAATGATTTTGAGCAGTCAGATTCGGCAAGAAGAGTACGTCTAGTTTTGTCAGAACTTCTTCAAATGCAGGCACAATTGACTGAATACAATCTTAACAAAAGCTCAGAGAGTAGCATCAAGCCATCGGAATTGTTTGATAATGATGTGTACCTAGAAGAAATCACGGATGTGCTATGTATCAGTCTTGCAGAGCTGCCAACCTTGTTAAACATTTGTGACATTGTGGAAGTACTGCTTCATGTTAATAAAGGACCATTAATAATCACATGGGTAATTGCAAATATGCCTGATACTTTGTATGATG ttGCCGAGTCTCTGGTACAAAATGCTGAAAAAGGTGAAGAAGGAGGTATAAGAGCTAAGGCATTATCCACCTTATGTGCTATGTGTCCTTACATGTCAGCATCAATAAGAGCCAAAGCAGCTTCAGTTTCAAGACTTCCATCATTACTTATAAAGCTTACATTAACACACCATCAAGATGACTTG GTTCCTTTTATATCAAGTCTACTTTTGGGCTCAGATCAAACAACTAGAGCATGGTTTGCCTCATTTTTGAGAAACTCACACAAGCGGGGAAAGGGGGATGGGCATGCTGCTTTAATTCAACTGCGGCAGGAGTTACTCAATAGGCTAAAAGATGCTGCAGCGGGTGTTAATGCCTCAGCACTTCTTAGACTGTACTGTGCACTGAGGGGAATAGCTGGTATAAAATTTCAAGATGACGAAGTATCAGGACTCTTAAGGCTAGTTACTCAGAAACCTCCACCGACACCAGCTGGAGTGAGATTTGTGTCACTTAGTCTCTGCATGATATTGGCATGTCCATCACTTATgg CTGCATCAGAACATGAAAAGAAAGCAATAGAATGGGTCCAGTGGTTGGTAAAAGAAGAAGCATATTTTGaaag CAATTCTGGATTTACTGCCTCATTTGGTGAGATGCTTTTATTGATTGCAATTCATTTTCACTCTGGACAATTAACTGCAGTGGGAGAACTAGTCTGTGCTACCTTGGGTATGAGGGTACCTGTGAGACCCAATGGATTGGCACGCATCAAGCAAGCATTTACCCAAGAAATATTTACTGAACag gTTGTTACTGCTCATGCTGTTAAGGTTCCCGTTACAGCCAACCTTAGCAGCAACATAGCCGGTTACTTACCAGTTCACTGCATTCATCAATTACTAAAATCACGAGCATTCTCCAAACACAAAGTGCCAATAAAAAATTGGATATACCGTCAAATATGTAACTGCACAGCTCCATTGCATCCAGTCATGCCAGCTCTAGTGGAAGTGTATGTTAATTCTATATTGGTTATAAATAACAAAGGATCTAATGAGTATTTCAATCAGCCAATAACAGAAGAAGAAAtcaaaagagtttttaaaaattctatcTTCGGTGTCAACTTTGATACCCAAAATAAATCTTTTACACCAATGGATGTTGATGGTGAATCGTCTGTTGAAATCAATATTGAAAAACCAACCTTAGCTTCGCAGCTACTCTTAATTTATTATCTCTTACTTTACGAGGACGTGAGATTAGCGAACACGGCCACTCTTCTCGCTAATGGCAGAAAAACTAAAAGTTATACAACAGCCTTTCTCTCCGAGCTACCAATAAAGTATTTGTTACACCAGGCACAACGAGATCAAATGAGCTATGGAGGCCTATTCAGTCCATTACTTCGTTTACTCGCGACACACTTCCCACAACTGTCACTTGTTGATGACTGGATGGACGACCAAGTTTTTGGAGACTCTTGTCGCCATCAGAATGACGTCAGTTTGACTGATGCATCCATCAGTGAAGGTTTTGATAACATAGAAAATAATCCATACAAAACTGGCAAAGTTTTAAAGGATATGCTCAGCAAAAATCCTACGGAAATTTGGCCCCATGCAGAAGTTTTTGTAAGacacataaaaaatgttttaggaGAAGATGTACCGCGACATATACAGGAAATCTATAGAGAAGTGTGGCTGCGACTCAATACAGTTTTGCCTCGTTGCCTTTGGATAATAACAATTAATGCGCTTTTAGATTTAAACAGTTGTTCAAAAAATGTAACTATTACACAAGAAAATGTTTTGGTTGACCCTTTACAAGTGTTGCGGTGCGACATACGAGTATATAGATGTGGgccaatattaaaaattattttgagaaTACTTGAGGCTAGTTTAGCTGCATCTAGGTGTCAACTTAATCGACACTTACATGATAAACCTTTGCTAGAAAAGAGTGGTCAATTGACATCAGATTCTGAAAGAGAAGAATTGAAAAACGCTTTAGTAGCTGCGCAAGAAAGTGCAGCTCTGCAAATATTATTGGAAGCTTGCCTCGAAACCGCGGAAGACCAAGCTAAACCCGAGCTCATGTGGTCCTTAAGAGAAGTCAGAAACATAATATGCTCGTTCCtccatcaaatatttatttccgAACCATCTTTGGCCAAACTTGTACATTTCCAAGGTTATCCAAAAGAACTATTACCCATAACTGTACAAGGTATTCCGTCAATGCACATCTGCTTAGACTTCATCCCAGAACTTTTAAGTCAAGCGTCTCTTGAAAAGCAAATCTTCGCCGTGGACCTTGTGTCACATTTATCAATTCAATATGCCCTTCCGAAAGCAATGTCTATAGCAAGACTGTGTGTGAATACACTGTCCACATTACTTTCAGTTTTACCTAGTGACCTGCGATTGGAATTGTTTCAACCAGTTTTAAAATCACTTGTTCGTATTTGTATAGCTTTCCCCTCGCTATTAGAAGATGTAACATCTCTTTTACTCCAATTGGGCCGAATTTGCGAATCTCAAGCATCCCTTGGACATTGTTGGAATGACACTAACATTTTAGGAGAAGGTGCTTATGTCGAATCTGATGTACAGAGTGGTACGAAAGTATTAGTTGCGGAAGTTCTTTGTAGAGATATAAAAGTAACTATGTCCGAAATAGTTCAAAAAGCATTGTTAAATGATaagctatattaa